The following proteins come from a genomic window of Girardinichthys multiradiatus isolate DD_20200921_A chromosome 8, DD_fGirMul_XY1, whole genome shotgun sequence:
- the ttll11 gene encoding tubulin polyglutamylase TTLL11 isoform X1 — MSDHYGKVKVQLGQMKSLGEDAEKEEVDSEGEMPVSASPDQSSCITTTGTDALGSSNVCKQTGKISSKNSFSKPVQGSAIPAHAVKNLNTPICEYTLHNKGTGKILQGKSESNGNYVAVQASRNTQESFCEDGFKLPRKRRPVMVDTSKAKTSLEALKLSIKELKWKEFPLGRRIACDIYWHGVSFHDNENIVSGQVNKFPGMVEMLRKINLSRAMRTMQELFPEEYDFYPRSWILPEEYQQFSAQIRMVKERDTTVSPTFIVKPDGGSQGDGIYLIRDPSDLKLMVGAQPKQAVVQEYIHKPLLIDKLKFDIRLYVLIKSLEPLEIYIAKEGLTRFCTEPYQEPTQKNLSHVFMHLTNYSLNVHSGNFVHSDSQSTGSKRTLSSVLYRLAAKGVDIKRVWSDIIALVIKSVIAVVPELKLHYQADIPPGKPGPTCFQILGFDILLMKNLKPVLLEVNSNPSMRIEHEQEVAPGVSEYVPSPVDEHVKVGVIRDTLRLMDPFNKKPTVTSQPRAGGSDHGEEIPVDGEAQGRSPDNTGNLPPLCLKQVYPKYTKQFNHLRLVERIAALFIRFLGVKGNMRLGPTAFRTFIRTCKLSNSNFTMASVDILYIDITRRWSCALPESREAGMGLQAFVEAFFYLAGRKFKSLLLREQVVALLDLCEAHPGPQFSVEDRRSLSCSRVLPRAIKTQTLCLSNPQLNSPAAQRRATSQDCRPHQRLKPRTLRANVEN, encoded by the exons ATGAGTGATCATTATGGAAAGGTCAAGGTTCAGCTCGGGCAGATGAAATCACTCGGAGAAGATGCAGAGAAAGAGGAAGTGGATTCCGAGGGAGAGATGCCCGTGTCTGCTTCACCAGACCAATCGAGCTGCATCACCACCACAGGGACAGATGCACTAGGCTCCTCAAATGTTTGCAAACAAACGGGGAAAATAAGCAGTAAGAATTCTTTTAGCAAACCAGTGCAGGGGTCTGCAATCCCTGCTCATGCAGTGAAAAACCTAAATACCCCTATCTGTGAATACACACTCCACAACAAGGGGACAGGGAAGATCTTGCAGGGCAAGTCAGAAAGTAACGGGAACTATGTAGCCGTCCAGGCATCCAGGAACACACAGGAATCATTTTGCGAGGATGGATTTAAGCTTCCTAGGAAGAGAAGACCTGTCATGGTGGATACATCTAAAGCCAAAACCTCCCTGGAAGCCCTGAAGTTGAGCATCAAGGAGCTAAAGTGGAAAGAG TTTCCTTTGGGAAGACGGATAGCATGTGATATCTACTGGCATGGTGTTTCCTTCCACGACAATGAAAATATTGTGTCAGGACAAGTCAACAAGTTCCCAG GGATGGTCGAAATGCTGAGAAAGATCAACTTGAGTAGAGCAATGCGGACTATGCAAGAGCTCTTCCCAGAGGAATATGACTTCTATCCACGTTCCTGGATCCTGCCTGAAGAATACCAGCAGTTTTCTGCACAG ATCCGCATGGTGAAGGAAAGGGATACAACAGTTAGCCCAACTTTCATTGTTAAGCCAGATGGAGGCTCCCAGGGGGACGGTATCTACCTTATCCGAGACCCTAGTGATCTAAAACTCATGGTGGGAGCACAGCCCAAACAGGCTGTAGTCCAGGAATACATCCACAAGCCGTTACTTATCGACAAGCTCAAATTCGACATCCGTCTCTACGTACTGATAAAGTCCCTGGAGCCACTGGAGATCTACATCGCCAAAGAAGGCCTGACACGTTTCTGCACCGAGCCATACCAG GAGCCAACCCAGAAGAACTTGAGCCATGTCTTCATGCACCTGACAAACTACTCGCTCAACGTCCACAGCGGCAACTTTGTGCACTCAGACAGCCAGAGCACAGGCAGCAAGCGGACGCTCTCCAGCGTGCTCTACAGGCTGGCAGCCAAAGGCGTGGATATCAAGCGGGTGTGGTCAGACATCATCGCCCTCGTTATCAAGTCTGTCATCGCTGTGGTGCCTGAGCTGAAACTCCACTACCAAGCAGATATACCGCCTGGTAAACCGGGACCCACATGTTTTCAG ATATTAGGTTTTGACATCCTGCTGATGAAGAACCTTAAGCCGGTGTTATTAGAAGTCAACTCCAACCCTAGTATGAGAATAGAACATGAGCAGGAA GTGGCACCAGGAGTTTCCGAGTACGTGCCCAGTCCAGTGGACGAACATGTCAAAGTGGGGGTGATTAGGGACACGCTGCGACTCATGGATCCCTTCAACAAGAAACCAACAGT GACTTCTCAACCAAGGGCAGGTGGGTCTGATCATGGGGAAGAGATCCCAGTGGATGGTGAAGCACAAGGCAGGAGTCCAGATAATACGGGGAATCTGCCTCCGCTCTGCTTGAAGCAGGTCTACCCGAAGTACACCAAACAGTTCAACCACCTGCGGTTGGTGGAGCGAATCGCTGCTCTCTTCATTCGCTTCCTCGGGGTGAAGGGCAACATGCGCCTCGGCCCCACTGCCTTCCGAACCTTCATCAG GACTTGTAAACTAAGCAACAGCAACTTCACCATGGCCTCAGTTGACATCCTGTATATAGACATCACACGTCGGTGGTCATGTGCCCTGCCTGAGTCCCGAGAGGCAG GGATGGGACTGCAAGCATTTGTGGAAGCCTTTTTCTACCTGGCAGGCCGGAAGTTCAAATCCCTCCTGCTGAGGGAGCAGGTAGTGGCCCTGCTGGACCTGTGCGAGGCTCACCCCGGGCCCCAGTTCAGTGTAGAGGACAGACGCTCGTTGAGCTGCAGCAGGGTGCTGCCGCGAGCCATCAAAACTCAgacactgtgcctctccaaccCTCAGCTCAACTCTCCAGCCGCTCAGCGAAGGGCCACAAGCCAGGACTGCAGACCGCATCAAAGACTGAAGCCTCGCACGCTTAGGGCAAACGTGGAGAACTGA
- the ttll11 gene encoding tubulin polyglutamylase TTLL11 isoform X2, protein MSDHYGKVKVQLGQMKSLGEDAEKEEVDSEGEMPVSASPDQSSCITTTGTDALGSSNVCKQTGKISSKNSFSKPVQGSAIPAHAVKNLNTPICEYTLHNKGTGKILQGKSESNGNYVAVQASRNTQESFCEDGFKLPRKRRPVMVDTSKAKTSLEALKLSIKELKWKEFPLGRRIACDIYWHGVSFHDNENIVSGQVNKFPGMVEMLRKINLSRAMRTMQELFPEEYDFYPRSWILPEEYQQFSAQIRMVKERDTTVSPTFIVKPDGGSQGDGIYLIRDPSDLKLMVGAQPKQAVVQEYIHKPLLIDKLKFDIRLYVLIKSLEPLEIYIAKEGLTRFCTEPYQEPTQKNLSHVFMHLTNYSLNVHSGNFVHSDSQSTGSKRTLSSVLYRLAAKGVDIKRVWSDIIALVIKSVIAVVPELKLHYQADIPPGKPGPTCFQILGFDILLMKNLKPVLLEVNSNPSMRIEHEQEVAPGVSEYVPSPVDEHVKVGVIRDTLRLMDPFNKKPTVTSQPRAGGSDHGEEIPVDGEAQGRSPDNTGNLPPLCLKQVYPKYTKQFNHLRLVERIAALFIRFLGVKGNMRLGPTAFRTFIRTCKLSNSNFTMASVDILYIDITRRWSCALPESREGWDCKHLWKPFSTWQAGSSNPSC, encoded by the exons ATGAGTGATCATTATGGAAAGGTCAAGGTTCAGCTCGGGCAGATGAAATCACTCGGAGAAGATGCAGAGAAAGAGGAAGTGGATTCCGAGGGAGAGATGCCCGTGTCTGCTTCACCAGACCAATCGAGCTGCATCACCACCACAGGGACAGATGCACTAGGCTCCTCAAATGTTTGCAAACAAACGGGGAAAATAAGCAGTAAGAATTCTTTTAGCAAACCAGTGCAGGGGTCTGCAATCCCTGCTCATGCAGTGAAAAACCTAAATACCCCTATCTGTGAATACACACTCCACAACAAGGGGACAGGGAAGATCTTGCAGGGCAAGTCAGAAAGTAACGGGAACTATGTAGCCGTCCAGGCATCCAGGAACACACAGGAATCATTTTGCGAGGATGGATTTAAGCTTCCTAGGAAGAGAAGACCTGTCATGGTGGATACATCTAAAGCCAAAACCTCCCTGGAAGCCCTGAAGTTGAGCATCAAGGAGCTAAAGTGGAAAGAG TTTCCTTTGGGAAGACGGATAGCATGTGATATCTACTGGCATGGTGTTTCCTTCCACGACAATGAAAATATTGTGTCAGGACAAGTCAACAAGTTCCCAG GGATGGTCGAAATGCTGAGAAAGATCAACTTGAGTAGAGCAATGCGGACTATGCAAGAGCTCTTCCCAGAGGAATATGACTTCTATCCACGTTCCTGGATCCTGCCTGAAGAATACCAGCAGTTTTCTGCACAG ATCCGCATGGTGAAGGAAAGGGATACAACAGTTAGCCCAACTTTCATTGTTAAGCCAGATGGAGGCTCCCAGGGGGACGGTATCTACCTTATCCGAGACCCTAGTGATCTAAAACTCATGGTGGGAGCACAGCCCAAACAGGCTGTAGTCCAGGAATACATCCACAAGCCGTTACTTATCGACAAGCTCAAATTCGACATCCGTCTCTACGTACTGATAAAGTCCCTGGAGCCACTGGAGATCTACATCGCCAAAGAAGGCCTGACACGTTTCTGCACCGAGCCATACCAG GAGCCAACCCAGAAGAACTTGAGCCATGTCTTCATGCACCTGACAAACTACTCGCTCAACGTCCACAGCGGCAACTTTGTGCACTCAGACAGCCAGAGCACAGGCAGCAAGCGGACGCTCTCCAGCGTGCTCTACAGGCTGGCAGCCAAAGGCGTGGATATCAAGCGGGTGTGGTCAGACATCATCGCCCTCGTTATCAAGTCTGTCATCGCTGTGGTGCCTGAGCTGAAACTCCACTACCAAGCAGATATACCGCCTGGTAAACCGGGACCCACATGTTTTCAG ATATTAGGTTTTGACATCCTGCTGATGAAGAACCTTAAGCCGGTGTTATTAGAAGTCAACTCCAACCCTAGTATGAGAATAGAACATGAGCAGGAA GTGGCACCAGGAGTTTCCGAGTACGTGCCCAGTCCAGTGGACGAACATGTCAAAGTGGGGGTGATTAGGGACACGCTGCGACTCATGGATCCCTTCAACAAGAAACCAACAGT GACTTCTCAACCAAGGGCAGGTGGGTCTGATCATGGGGAAGAGATCCCAGTGGATGGTGAAGCACAAGGCAGGAGTCCAGATAATACGGGGAATCTGCCTCCGCTCTGCTTGAAGCAGGTCTACCCGAAGTACACCAAACAGTTCAACCACCTGCGGTTGGTGGAGCGAATCGCTGCTCTCTTCATTCGCTTCCTCGGGGTGAAGGGCAACATGCGCCTCGGCCCCACTGCCTTCCGAACCTTCATCAG GACTTGTAAACTAAGCAACAGCAACTTCACCATGGCCTCAGTTGACATCCTGTATATAGACATCACACGTCGGTGGTCATGTGCCCTGCCTGAGTCCCGAGAG GGATGGGACTGCAAGCATTTGTGGAAGCCTTTTTCTACCTGGCAGGCCGGAAGTTCAAATCCCTCCTGCTGA